TAATTTTAGTGAAGAGTTTATTGGTCGGTTAATTCCCATTCAGGAAACGCTTTTCTCACCCTTAAATCTTTTTCTGTGTGGCACCCTAGTTGTCCTGATTCCTTTGACTGTATGGTATATTAGCAAAGTAGAAAAGGCTTCCCTTCAAACCTATACTCTGCAACCAGAACCTATTTATGAACCAGAGGCAAAATCGCACGCTCCCGCAGAACGCTTGGAACATAGTCGGTTGATTTGTTTGCTGGCAGGCGGAACAGGTCTTACCTATCTATTTATAAAAATTTGTTCAGGTGCTTTTTCTTTAGAACTTAGTTACGTGTGCTTTGTCTTGTTATTCTTAGCCATATTCTTACACAGAAATATTAAATCTCTTTTAAGGGCCGTTGATGAAGCCGCCCAAAAAGTGGGGCCCATTATTTTACAATTTCCATTTTATGCCAGCATCACAGGTATCTTAAAACAATCTGGTTTGGCGAGTATTATGGCAACCTATTTTGCCAAAATTTCTACCCCCGCAACCTTCGACTTGATCAGCTTTTATACGGCTGGACTTTTGACTTTGTTCGTTCCATCGGGCGGTGGGTTATGGGTAATTGAAGCGCCTATTGTTATTGAGGCTGCAAAAACCCTGGGATCTGACTTGCCCAAGGCCTGTATGGCCGTTGCTTGGGGCGACGCCTGGACCCATATGATTCA
This window of the Alphaproteobacteria bacterium genome carries:
- a CDS encoding TIGR00366 family protein; this translates as GLVVASLLCREIIRVLPKANFRLMVASAYGGFLLFHGGFSASIPLIVATKGNFSEEFIGRLIPIQETLFSPLNLFLCGTLVVLIPLTVWYISKVEKASLQTYTLQPEPIYEPEAKSHAPAERLEHSRLICLLAGGTGLTYLFIKICSGAFSLELSYVCFVLLFLAIFLHRNIKSLLRAVDEAAQKVGPIILQFPFYASITGILKQSGLASIMATYFAKISTPATFDLISFYTAGLLTLFVPSGGGLWVIEAPIVIEAAKTLGSDLPKACMAVAWGDAWTHMIQPFWALPVLAIAGLKLRDIMGYCVILLIVSGIVITTGFLIF